In Thermospira aquatica, the following proteins share a genomic window:
- a CDS encoding TetR/AcrR family transcriptional regulator, whose protein sequence is MGKAPLAPKEKILQTAVELFAKKGFDGTSVDEIAHLAQVNKAMIYYYFSSKDELLSFIIRKSIHDFNSIIDRMDLKSCHTLLEMIRRFVSAGIQYIDENTQLIKIFQRESMNSQSRWELSIIHTIGTIFERVEQIIRQRYQNICDIGMVEQIIVINLIIGYLNIRDKLSSEESHDQEIKEIVKERYIEKVSQMIYSMISQGEGKNHE, encoded by the coding sequence ATGGGAAAAGCGCCTCTTGCTCCCAAAGAAAAAATACTCCAAACAGCTGTGGAACTCTTTGCCAAAAAAGGTTTTGATGGGACTTCGGTAGACGAGATTGCCCATCTTGCTCAGGTCAACAAGGCAATGATCTATTATTACTTTTCCAGTAAAGATGAACTTCTCTCATTTATTATTCGAAAAAGTATTCACGACTTTAATAGCATTATCGATAGAATGGATCTGAAAAGCTGTCATACTCTCCTGGAAATGATACGGAGATTTGTTTCTGCAGGTATCCAATACATAGACGAAAACACCCAGCTTATCAAAATCTTTCAACGAGAGAGCATGAATAGTCAATCTCGGTGGGAGTTAAGCATCATTCACACGATTGGTACCATATTCGAACGAGTAGAACAGATTATTCGTCAACGATACCAAAACATTTGTGACATTGGTATGGTTGAACAAATTATTGTGATCAATCTTATCATAGGCTATCTCAATATCCGGGATAAACTCTCCAGCGAAGAAAGTCATGACCAGGAGATCAAAGAGATAGTAAAAGAACGATATATAGAAAAAGTCAGTCAAATGATCTATAGTATGATATCTCAAGGAGAGGGAAAAAACCATGAGTAA
- a CDS encoding efflux RND transporter permease subunit: MSKLWRWIILHPGWMIGISLLLFTVLAMGIAKVYLDNDILHWFSPQSKIGNLNYHVNEIFENSNPLIIMLELPSPVLLKENLVHIRELSLLGKQEEGISSVYSITEIEDIQGSEDEMIISRLFPDDILSMPSYDTTTNIILSRESFRSLLSKDGYATAIILAIEPSVRADIVSRRVKKLVNDYLANHCPDWKIYHGGTPNMLNSISQMVIKDLSFLVPLVSVVVLVVLLVSFRSLKGTFLPLSTVLIATGSAMGIMGYLGMPLTTFGVAIPVVLIAVGNAYGIHVVNEYYEKVRILPPSEALYEALRRTFLPVLMSAITTFGGFLSIAFANEMLAAKNFGIISAFGVLLSLIFTFLWLPAWICIFPKGKANLGNLNHENEEGIFSSVAELVFRYRIPVLGIFIVIGIVALYFLFKVEIKVDYLAYFDKKAEVSQITAKINHTFDGSFELKLYAQSDATDPVTLRALQIIEETIRFKAGGNTRPNSLVNIIASLNNGMVQFPAIPESQAEVENLFFFIEGNEMVKAIVNEEKDQLLISFLLPSIESRDRYRLIDEATQLLSSYASVNIVPASKTKETLLSLSAMMLYNRLVRAGHPLPLEDINEALVPSLAYTNVETYEEQLQFLSRAMNILEQRFQISSFLSKYDIFYALSPLLWKEVPIPGNEIQLFKKHGVTGLTKLFTDVEKSILRNQLVSLGLIVLIVVILNTITFHSLLEGLLSLLPIIFTILVNFAIMGAFRIPMDFITVTIAAIAVGAGIDYTIHFLSRYLHEIRQGKNYEEAFYDTFRTTGKGIIFNSLSVGLGFAVLMFSSIVPLRSFGLLMAVTMLVSASSALTLLPVSLLLLRKALKLDHYCDIQNTH; this comes from the coding sequence ATGAGTAAACTCTGGCGATGGATAATTCTTCATCCAGGCTGGATGATTGGGATATCTTTGTTGTTGTTTACGGTTTTGGCGATGGGTATAGCGAAGGTTTATCTGGATAACGATATTCTCCACTGGTTTTCTCCTCAGAGTAAGATTGGAAATCTCAACTACCATGTAAACGAAATATTTGAAAACAGTAATCCTCTTATAATCATGCTCGAGCTTCCCTCCCCTGTTCTTTTGAAAGAAAACCTGGTACATATTCGAGAACTTTCCTTGTTAGGCAAACAAGAGGAAGGTATCTCAAGTGTATACAGTATCACCGAAATTGAAGATATTCAGGGGAGTGAAGATGAAATGATAATTTCACGTCTTTTCCCGGACGACATACTCTCTATGCCCTCCTATGATACAACTACCAACATCATCTTAAGTCGGGAAAGTTTTCGGAGCCTACTCTCGAAAGATGGGTATGCAACAGCAATTATTCTTGCGATTGAACCTTCAGTTCGTGCTGATATTGTATCGCGGCGTGTCAAAAAACTTGTCAATGACTATCTTGCCAACCATTGCCCGGATTGGAAGATCTATCATGGTGGTACCCCGAACATGCTCAACTCTATCTCTCAAATGGTGATAAAAGATCTTTCTTTTCTTGTTCCTCTGGTGAGTGTGGTTGTGTTGGTTGTTCTCCTGGTATCCTTTCGCAGTCTCAAGGGAACATTTCTCCCTCTTTCCACAGTTCTTATAGCCACAGGCTCAGCCATGGGAATCATGGGTTATCTTGGAATGCCTCTTACGACTTTTGGTGTTGCTATCCCTGTTGTTTTGATCGCTGTGGGAAATGCTTATGGGATCCATGTAGTAAACGAATATTATGAAAAAGTTAGGATTTTACCACCGTCTGAGGCTTTGTATGAAGCTTTACGACGGACATTTCTTCCTGTTTTGATGAGTGCGATTACTACTTTTGGAGGATTTCTCTCTATAGCCTTTGCAAATGAGATGCTTGCAGCTAAGAATTTTGGTATAATTTCGGCGTTTGGGGTTCTTTTATCCTTGATATTTACTTTTCTCTGGCTACCAGCATGGATATGTATTTTCCCTAAAGGAAAGGCAAATCTTGGTAATTTAAACCATGAGAACGAAGAAGGCATTTTTTCGAGTGTGGCCGAGTTGGTTTTTCGGTATCGTATTCCTGTTCTTGGCATCTTTATTGTTATAGGTATCGTTGCTCTGTACTTTCTCTTCAAAGTAGAGATCAAAGTTGACTATCTTGCTTATTTTGATAAAAAAGCTGAGGTTTCCCAGATTACTGCAAAAATTAATCACACTTTTGATGGTTCTTTTGAACTCAAGCTGTATGCACAATCTGATGCTACAGATCCAGTGACTTTACGAGCTCTCCAGATTATAGAAGAAACCATACGCTTCAAAGCTGGAGGAAACACAAGACCTAACTCTCTCGTAAATATTATTGCTTCACTTAACAATGGAATGGTACAATTTCCAGCTATCCCGGAGAGCCAAGCAGAGGTAGAGAATCTCTTTTTTTTCATTGAAGGAAATGAAATGGTAAAGGCTATCGTCAATGAAGAAAAGGATCAACTTCTTATTTCTTTCTTGCTTCCATCTATCGAATCTCGTGATCGTTATCGTTTAATTGATGAGGCTACACAATTGCTTTCGTCGTATGCCTCTGTAAACATCGTACCTGCTTCTAAGACAAAAGAAACTCTTCTCTCTCTTTCGGCCATGATGCTTTATAATCGTTTGGTGCGGGCAGGGCATCCTCTTCCTTTGGAAGACATTAACGAGGCTCTTGTTCCATCTCTTGCATATACGAACGTGGAAACGTATGAGGAGCAACTCCAGTTCCTCTCCAGGGCAATGAACATTCTTGAGCAGCGTTTCCAAATCTCTTCTTTTCTTTCGAAGTATGACATTTTTTATGCTCTTTCTCCCCTCCTCTGGAAGGAAGTCCCTATACCAGGAAACGAGATCCAACTTTTTAAAAAGCATGGTGTTACGGGGCTTACCAAACTCTTTACCGATGTTGAAAAATCAATTTTGAGAAACCAACTTGTAAGCCTGGGGCTTATAGTCCTTATTGTGGTAATTTTGAACACAATAACCTTTCATTCTCTGCTCGAGGGATTGCTTTCTCTTCTTCCGATAATTTTTACGATTCTGGTCAATTTTGCCATTATGGGAGCATTTCGTATACCCATGGACTTTATTACGGTAACAATTGCTGCTATAGCCGTAGGTGCCGGGATAGACTATACGATTCATTTCCTCTCACGCTATCTCCATGAGATTCGACAGGGCAAAAACTATGAGGAAGCCTTTTACGACACTTTTCGAACAACAGGTAAGGGTATCATTTTTAACTCGCTTTCGGTGGGACTGGGATTTGCGGTTTTGATGTTCTCAAGTATTGTTCCACTGCGAAGCTTTGGCCTGCTTATGGCTGTAACGATGCTGGTAAGTGCCTCCTCAGCCTTGACCCTGTTACCTGTTTCTCTTCTGTTATTACGAAAAGCGCTCAAACTTGATCATTATTGTGATATACAAAATACACACTAA
- a CDS encoding outer membrane lipoprotein-sorting protein yields MTKKTGIFLMLMVWTECALSLTGQEVLDKIEANLSAPVDQTALCEITLGKIGGNLEEKRTMRIWSAGKEKRVIRFLSPSSVKNITLLVRGSDSMYIYLPAYKKIRRIQGTTRDQNFQGTDFSYREIGSYEYSKDYHSSVKQESENEILLELVRKQDSDAPYTRILMTVDKTVYLPVKLQMYDAQGLKKVLTILQREKKEYWILSKVRMEDVKRHHYTEITLKEVVFNSGLEKKNIFTERFIQAE; encoded by the coding sequence ATGACGAAGAAGACAGGGATTTTTCTTATGTTGATGGTATGGACAGAATGTGCTCTGTCGCTCACTGGTCAGGAAGTCCTGGACAAAATTGAAGCTAATCTCTCTGCCCCCGTAGATCAAACAGCTCTCTGTGAGATTACGCTTGGGAAGATAGGTGGTAATTTGGAAGAGAAGCGAACCATGCGTATCTGGAGTGCAGGAAAGGAAAAGCGAGTAATCCGTTTCCTCTCCCCCTCATCAGTAAAAAACATCACTTTGTTGGTTCGAGGAAGTGATTCAATGTACATTTATCTCCCGGCTTACAAAAAGATTCGTCGTATTCAGGGTACTACACGGGATCAGAATTTTCAAGGGACGGATTTTTCGTACAGGGAGATAGGAAGCTATGAATATTCCAAAGATTACCACAGTAGTGTGAAACAAGAGTCTGAAAACGAAATTCTTCTGGAACTGGTAAGAAAACAAGATAGCGATGCTCCTTACACAAGGATTCTGATGACTGTTGACAAAACAGTCTATCTCCCGGTAAAGCTACAGATGTATGATGCCCAGGGGCTCAAGAAAGTACTCACCATTTTGCAACGAGAGAAAAAAGAGTACTGGATTCTCTCAAAAGTTCGTATGGAAGATGTAAAACGCCACCATTATACCGAAATCACTCTCAAGGAAGTAGTATTCAATAGTGGCTTGGAAAAGAAAAACATCTTCACCGAGCGCTTCATCCAGGCGGAATAA